Proteins from a single region of Pseudomonas fulva:
- a CDS encoding alpha-1,4-glucan--maltose-1-phosphate maltosyltransferase, with the protein MPSADPQAAFLQEPVRLSHGQLSLERALELPRLAIEEVEPQVEQGRFAAKAIAGDRVTVSALIFADGHDKLAGEVLWRDVGATDWHREPLEELGHDRWQAQITPQRVGEVEFLIEAWWDIYASYCYELSKKFGAGVTINLELQEGQALLREAAERAEGDLAMTLQALCDELQELQSLDERVALLLAPETVALVRRAEGHPHRTRSATYLLDVERPLARFASWYELFPRSETDDPARHGTFRDVIRRLPAIQAMGFDVLYFPPIHPIGTTHRKGRNNSLTAGPDDPGSPYAIGSPDGGHEAIHPQLGSREDFVALVEAAREHDLEIALDFAIQCSPDHPWLQQHPGWFSWRPDGTIRHAENPPKKYEDIVNVDFYAKDAVPDLWLALRDVVRGWVELGVYQFRVDNPHTKPLPFWEWLIADIRKSHPQVMFLAEAFTRPAMMARLGKLGFTQSYTYFTWRNTKAELETYLTQLNEAPWRDCYRPNFFVNTPDINPYFLHHSGRAGFLIRAALATMGSGLWGMYSGFEICESLPVPGKEEYLDSEKYEIRVRDYQAPGNIVAEIAQLNRIRRQNPALQTHLGFKAYTCWNDNILFFGKRTADRENFILVAVSLDPHNAQEAHFELPLWELGLDDHATTHGEDLMTGHTWHWHGKTQWMRIEPWHQPFGIWRIRVAS; encoded by the coding sequence ATGCCGTCCGCTGATCCGCAAGCCGCTTTTCTGCAAGAACCCGTTCGCTTGAGCCATGGCCAGTTGTCCCTGGAACGGGCGCTGGAATTGCCGCGCCTGGCCATCGAGGAGGTGGAGCCGCAGGTCGAACAGGGGCGCTTCGCTGCCAAGGCGATAGCCGGCGACCGGGTCACGGTCAGCGCGCTGATCTTTGCCGATGGCCACGACAAGCTGGCTGGCGAAGTGCTGTGGCGTGACGTCGGCGCCACCGACTGGCACCGCGAGCCGCTGGAAGAGCTGGGCCACGATCGCTGGCAGGCACAGATCACCCCGCAGCGGGTCGGCGAGGTGGAGTTTCTCATCGAAGCCTGGTGGGACATCTACGCCAGCTACTGCTACGAGCTGTCGAAGAAGTTCGGCGCCGGCGTGACCATCAACCTCGAACTGCAGGAAGGCCAGGCGCTGCTGCGCGAAGCCGCCGAGCGCGCCGAGGGTGACCTGGCCATGACCCTGCAGGCCCTGTGCGACGAGCTGCAGGAACTGCAGAGCCTGGATGAGCGGGTGGCGCTGTTGCTGGCCCCCGAAACCGTGGCCCTGGTACGCCGCGCCGAAGGCCACCCGCATCGCACCCGCAGTGCCACCTACCTGCTCGACGTGGAGCGCCCCCTGGCGCGCTTCGCCAGCTGGTACGAGCTGTTTCCCCGCTCGGAAACCGATGACCCGGCCCGCCACGGTACCTTCCGCGACGTGATCAGACGCTTGCCGGCGATCCAGGCCATGGGCTTCGACGTACTGTACTTCCCGCCGATCCACCCCATCGGCACCACCCACCGCAAGGGTCGCAACAACTCGCTGACGGCCGGCCCGGATGATCCCGGCAGCCCCTACGCCATCGGCAGCCCCGACGGCGGCCACGAGGCCATCCACCCGCAGCTCGGCAGCCGTGAGGATTTCGTCGCCCTGGTCGAGGCCGCCCGCGAGCATGATCTGGAGATCGCCCTGGATTTCGCCATCCAGTGCTCGCCCGATCATCCCTGGCTGCAGCAACACCCGGGCTGGTTCAGCTGGCGCCCGGACGGCACCATTCGTCATGCCGAGAACCCGCCGAAGAAGTACGAGGACATCGTCAACGTGGATTTCTACGCCAAGGATGCCGTGCCCGACCTGTGGCTGGCACTGCGCGACGTGGTGCGCGGCTGGGTGGAGCTGGGCGTGTACCAGTTCCGCGTCGACAACCCGCACACCAAGCCGCTGCCGTTCTGGGAATGGCTGATCGCCGATATCCGCAAGAGCCATCCGCAGGTGATGTTCCTCGCCGAGGCCTTCACCCGCCCGGCGATGATGGCGCGCCTGGGCAAGCTCGGCTTCACCCAGAGCTACACCTATTTCACCTGGCGCAACACCAAGGCCGAGCTGGAAACCTACCTGACCCAGCTCAACGAGGCGCCGTGGCGTGATTGCTACCGGCCGAACTTCTTCGTCAACACGCCGGACATCAACCCCTACTTCCTGCACCACAGCGGCCGCGCCGGCTTTCTGATCCGCGCTGCCCTGGCGACCATGGGCTCGGGGTTGTGGGGCATGTATTCGGGCTTCGAGATCTGCGAGTCCCTGCCGGTCCCGGGCAAGGAGGAGTACCTGGACTCGGAGAAGTACGAGATCCGCGTGCGAGACTATCAGGCGCCGGGCAACATCGTCGCCGAGATCGCCCAGCTCAACCGCATTCGCCGTCAGAACCCGGCCTTGCAGACCCACCTCGGGTTCAAGGCCTACACCTGCTGGAACGACAACATCCTGTTCTTCGGCAAACGCACCGCCGACCGCGAGAACTTCATTCTGGTGGCGGTCAGCCTCGATCCGCACAACGCCCAGGAAGCGCACTTCGAGCTGCCACTCTGGGAGCTGGGCCTGGATGACCACGCCACCACCCATGGCGAAGACCTGATGACCGGCCATACCTGGCACTGGCACGGCAAGACCCAGTGGATGCGCATCGAGCCCTGGCACCAGCCGTTCGGCATCTGGCGCATTCGCGTGGCGAGCTGA
- the ligD gene encoding DNA ligase D: protein MSDYNRKRNFESTSEPRESGRRSRAKAGALTFVVQKHDARHLHYDFRLELEGTLKSWAVPKGPSLDPSQKRLAVHVEDHPLAYASFEGSIAEGNYGAGDVIVWDQGIWQPEGDPVAAYAAGKLKFTLIGEKLSGAWTLVRTRLKGSGDKQQWLLIKEQDDVARPADEYDIVTALPASVISGELVGGMAKPAANQAAKAKARSEAPARASKAKAGKGAQSAMPETLSPQLATLVESPPAGDWIYEIKYDGYRIMARVEDGKVTLFSRNGHDWTARMAPQAKALEKLKLGDSWLDGEAVVLDEQGMPDFQALQNAFDESRSGAILYFLFDAPWLDGQDQRQLPVEQRRAALQKKLPKRKGPLRFSDAFEVDHQSVLGSACALGLEGVIGKRAGSPYRSSRSADWIKLKCRQRQEFVVVGFSKPQGSRSGFGALLLAVNEAQGLRYAGRVGTGFNEALLGSLFTRMKALARDDSPLHKQPSAAQRRGVQWIEPQLVVEVAFAGWTGEGLVRQGAFVGERSDKPAEQIVKEQAAPAQAVEAGATGDQPAGKASPRKGREQIGEVSVSHPERVIDAQSGTTKAQLARFYAEIADWLLPDVRNRPVSLLRAPSGVGGEQFFQKHAERLAIPNIRHLDADLDPGHDRLMAIDSVPALVGAVQMGTIELHTWNAAYASIERPDRLILDLDPDPALPWRAVLEATRLSLSVLDELGLETFVKTSGGAGMHLVVPLARHVDWDTLKAFGKAISQFMADQLPDRFSARMGPKNRIGKVYLDYLRNGRGASTVAAYSVRARPGLPVSVPIGRDELAQLRDSRQWHIGNLQQRLDKLEGDPWAGYANRQRITRAMWKKLGAEAP from the coding sequence GTGAGCGACTACAACCGCAAGCGCAATTTCGAGTCCACCAGCGAACCCCGCGAGTCCGGCCGGCGCAGCCGCGCCAAGGCCGGGGCATTGACCTTCGTGGTGCAGAAGCATGATGCGCGGCACCTGCATTACGATTTTCGCCTGGAGCTGGAGGGCACCCTGAAAAGCTGGGCCGTTCCCAAGGGGCCGAGCCTCGATCCGAGCCAGAAACGCCTGGCCGTGCACGTCGAGGATCACCCGCTGGCCTACGCCAGCTTCGAGGGCAGCATCGCCGAGGGCAACTACGGGGCCGGTGACGTGATCGTCTGGGATCAGGGTATCTGGCAGCCCGAGGGTGACCCCGTGGCGGCCTATGCGGCCGGCAAGCTCAAGTTCACCCTGATTGGCGAGAAACTCAGCGGTGCCTGGACGCTGGTGCGCACGCGCCTGAAGGGCAGCGGCGACAAGCAGCAATGGCTGTTGATCAAGGAGCAGGACGACGTGGCCAGGCCGGCCGATGAATACGACATCGTCACCGCCTTGCCGGCCAGCGTGATCAGCGGCGAACTGGTGGGCGGCATGGCCAAGCCGGCTGCCAACCAGGCCGCCAAGGCCAAGGCGCGCAGCGAGGCGCCGGCCAGGGCGAGCAAGGCCAAGGCCGGCAAGGGCGCCCAGTCGGCCATGCCGGAGACCCTCTCGCCGCAGCTGGCGACCCTGGTCGAGTCGCCGCCGGCGGGGGACTGGATCTACGAGATCAAGTACGACGGCTACCGGATCATGGCGCGCGTAGAAGACGGCAAGGTGACCCTGTTCAGCCGCAACGGCCACGACTGGACGGCGCGCATGGCGCCCCAGGCCAAGGCCCTGGAAAAACTCAAGCTCGGCGATAGCTGGCTGGACGGCGAGGCGGTGGTGCTCGACGAGCAGGGCATGCCGGATTTCCAGGCCCTGCAGAATGCCTTCGACGAGTCGCGCAGTGGCGCCATCCTGTATTTCCTGTTCGACGCGCCCTGGCTGGACGGCCAGGATCAACGTCAGCTGCCGGTCGAGCAGCGCCGCGCGGCGCTGCAGAAGAAGTTGCCCAAGCGCAAGGGTCCGCTGCGTTTTTCCGACGCCTTCGAGGTCGATCACCAGAGCGTACTGGGCAGCGCCTGTGCGCTGGGCCTGGAAGGGGTGATCGGCAAGCGTGCCGGCAGCCCCTATCGCTCCTCGCGCAGCGCCGACTGGATCAAGCTCAAGTGTCGGCAGCGCCAGGAGTTCGTGGTGGTCGGCTTCAGCAAGCCCCAGGGCAGTCGCTCGGGGTTCGGAGCGCTGTTGCTGGCGGTCAACGAGGCACAGGGCCTGCGCTATGCCGGGCGAGTCGGTACCGGCTTCAACGAGGCGCTGCTCGGCAGCCTGTTTACGCGCATGAAAGCGCTGGCGCGGGACGACTCGCCGCTGCACAAGCAACCCAGCGCGGCGCAGCGCCGGGGCGTGCAATGGATCGAACCGCAGCTGGTGGTCGAGGTGGCCTTTGCCGGCTGGACCGGGGAAGGGCTGGTGCGCCAGGGCGCCTTCGTCGGCGAGCGCAGTGACAAGCCGGCCGAGCAGATCGTGAAGGAGCAAGCCGCGCCAGCGCAGGCCGTGGAGGCGGGCGCTACTGGCGACCAACCTGCCGGCAAGGCTTCCCCACGCAAGGGGCGTGAGCAGATCGGCGAGGTGTCGGTCAGCCACCCCGAGCGGGTCATCGACGCGCAAAGCGGTACCACCAAGGCGCAGCTCGCGCGCTTCTACGCCGAGATTGCCGACTGGCTGTTGCCCGATGTGCGCAACCGGCCGGTGTCCCTGCTGCGCGCGCCGAGCGGTGTGGGTGGCGAGCAGTTCTTCCAGAAGCACGCCGAGCGCCTGGCGATTCCCAATATCCGCCACCTGGATGCCGATCTCGACCCCGGTCACGACCGGCTGATGGCCATCGACAGCGTGCCGGCCCTGGTCGGTGCCGTGCAGATGGGCACCATCGAATTGCACACCTGGAATGCCGCCTATGCCAGCATCGAACGGCCGGACCGGCTGATCCTCGACCTCGACCCGGATCCGGCATTGCCCTGGCGCGCGGTACTGGAGGCCACGCGCCTGAGCCTGTCGGTACTCGACGAGCTGGGACTGGAAACCTTCGTGAAAACCAGCGGCGGCGCCGGCATGCACCTGGTGGTGCCGCTGGCCCGGCATGTCGACTGGGACACCCTGAAGGCCTTCGGCAAGGCGATCTCGCAATTCATGGCCGACCAGTTGCCGGATCGCTTCAGTGCCCGCATGGGGCCGAAGAACCGCATCGGCAAGGTGTACCTGGATTACCTGCGCAACGGCCGGGGGGCCAGCACCGTGGCCGCCTATTCGGTACGCGCGCGGCCGGGCCTGCCGGTGTCGGTGCCGATCGGTCGCGACGAGCTGGCGCAATTGCGCGACTCCAGGCAGTGGCATATCGGCAATCTGCAGCAGCGCTTGGACAAACTCGAGGGCGATCCCTGGGCCGGTTACGCCAACCGCCAGCGCATCACCCGGGCGATGTGGAAGAAGTTGGGCGCCGAGGCGCCATGA
- a CDS encoding Ku protein translates to MARAIWKGAISFGLVHIPVSLVSATESKGIDFDWLDARSMEPVGYKRVNKATGKEVDKEHIAKGVQVEKGRYVIISEDEIRAAHPESTQTIDIFGFLDAKDIPLQNIERPYYLAPDKRGEKVYALLQQTLKDSGKVALANVVLHVKQHLAAVMVDGDALLLVMLRWPDEVRGLDTLELSSAVTGAKLSKGERDMAKRLVRDMTVEWTPDEYQDTFRDEIMKLVEKKAKAGKIEDVEGGERKPASKSADVIDLTDLLKRSLEGNSGKPARKRSSK, encoded by the coding sequence ATGGCGCGTGCAATCTGGAAAGGGGCGATCAGTTTCGGGCTGGTCCACATTCCCGTGTCGCTGGTCTCGGCGACCGAATCCAAGGGCATCGATTTCGACTGGCTGGATGCACGCAGCATGGAGCCGGTGGGCTACAAGCGCGTCAACAAGGCCACCGGCAAGGAAGTCGACAAGGAGCACATCGCCAAGGGCGTGCAGGTGGAAAAGGGCCGCTACGTGATCATCAGCGAGGACGAGATCCGCGCCGCCCATCCGGAGTCGACCCAGACCATCGATATCTTCGGCTTTCTCGACGCCAAGGACATTCCCCTACAGAACATCGAGCGTCCTTACTACCTGGCGCCGGACAAGCGCGGCGAAAAGGTCTATGCCCTGCTGCAGCAGACCCTCAAGGATTCCGGCAAGGTGGCGCTCGCCAATGTGGTGCTGCACGTCAAGCAGCACCTGGCGGCGGTGATGGTCGACGGCGATGCGCTGCTGCTGGTGATGCTGCGCTGGCCAGATGAGGTGCGCGGCCTGGACACCCTGGAGCTGAGTAGCGCGGTAACCGGCGCCAAGCTCAGCAAGGGCGAACGCGACATGGCCAAGCGCCTGGTGCGCGACATGACCGTGGAGTGGACGCCTGACGAGTATCAGGACACCTTCCGCGACGAGATCATGAAACTGGTCGAGAAGAAGGCCAAGGCCGGCAAGATCGAAGACGTGGAAGGCGGCGAGCGCAAGCCGGCGAGCAAGAGCGCCGACGTCATCGATCTTACCGACCTGCTCAAGCGCAGCCTGGAAGGCAATTCCGGCAAGCCTGCGCGCAAGCGCTCGTCCAAGTGA
- a CDS encoding MgtC/SapB family protein: MSFWDAVLATLANEFSDLSTPEQFTQVTLRLLLAALLGGLLGLERETSGKAAGVRTHMLVAIGSAMFVLVPAQMGAEHDAMSRVIQGLVAGIGFLCAGTIIKGDSMTEVKGLTTAAGIWLTAAIGITIGMGREATAVLATLMALFIFNTVPHLIAWLEKRAR, encoded by the coding sequence TTGAGTTTCTGGGACGCGGTATTGGCCACCCTGGCCAACGAATTTTCCGATCTGAGTACCCCCGAGCAGTTCACCCAGGTCACCTTGCGCCTGCTGCTGGCGGCGCTGCTGGGCGGTCTGCTGGGGCTCGAGCGCGAGACCAGCGGCAAGGCCGCTGGCGTGCGCACCCATATGCTGGTGGCCATCGGCTCGGCGATGTTCGTGCTGGTGCCGGCGCAGATGGGCGCCGAGCACGACGCCATGAGCCGGGTCATCCAGGGGCTGGTGGCCGGTATCGGCTTCCTGTGCGCGGGCACCATCATCAAGGGCGATTCGATGACCGAAGTGAAGGGCCTGACCACCGCCGCGGGTATCTGGTTGACCGCCGCCATCGGCATCACCATCGGCATGGGACGCGAAGCCACCGCGGTGCTGGCCACGCTGATGGCGCTGTTCATCTTCAATACCGTGCCGCACCTGATCGCCTGGCTGGAGAAGCGTGCGCGCTGA
- a CDS encoding NAD(P)H-binding protein has translation MSDLRPIDKIALYGAPDRVTDALQDVLLERGLQVVVIVDDPSDIAARPGLAAKSGTPLQADSVARSVAGMDAVIVVLNSRQLRIEGFERTYDAIIALLEGLPTAGVERLLLIGEHGWLDRDDGLPADKLEHLQHSLHKSPLAWTLVEAPGTEPNAFMTLQHYACSVIDQCLQGTSVKQRLHVDSRPQAEEAP, from the coding sequence ATGAGCGACCTACGCCCCATCGACAAAATCGCCCTCTACGGTGCGCCGGACCGGGTCACCGATGCCCTGCAGGACGTGCTGCTGGAGCGCGGCCTGCAGGTGGTGGTGATCGTCGATGACCCGAGCGACATCGCCGCGCGCCCAGGCCTCGCGGCCAAGAGCGGTACGCCGCTGCAGGCCGACAGCGTGGCACGCAGCGTCGCCGGCATGGACGCGGTGATCGTCGTGTTGAATAGCCGACAGCTGCGCATCGAGGGATTCGAACGCACCTACGACGCGATCATCGCCCTGCTCGAGGGATTGCCCACGGCGGGCGTGGAGCGCCTGCTGCTGATCGGCGAACACGGCTGGCTGGATCGCGACGACGGCCTGCCGGCCGACAAGCTCGAACACCTGCAGCACAGCCTGCACAAGTCGCCGCTGGCGTGGACGCTCGTCGAAGCGCCCGGCACAGAGCCAAATGCATTCATGACGCTGCAACACTATGCCTGCAGCGTGATAGACCAATGCCTGCAGGGGACGAGCGTCAAACAGCGTTTGCACGTCGACTCTCGCCCGCAGGCCGAGGAGGCCCCATGA
- the katE gene encoding catalase HPII yields MESRDKGRTSELAGTDTVDRGNSNKKLEQLERFREDATGQALTTDHGTRIADNQNSLRAGERGPSLLEDFLLREKLTHFDHERIPERVVHARGAAAHGYFQVYEDLSELTKADFLTDPSKQTPVFVRFSTVQGPRGSADTVRDVRGFATKFYTDEGNFDLIGNNMPVFFIQDAIKFPDFVHAVKPEPHNEIPTGASAHDTFWDFVSLTPESAHMVLWTMSDRAIPVGFRGMQGFGVHTYRLVNAEGRAHFVKFHWRPVAGVFSLVWDEAQKLAGKDPDFHRRTLWDDIENGDPLEWELGLQVIPEEDEHKFDFDLLDATKLVPEEQVPVRVVGKLVLNRNPDNFFAETEQVAFQMANIVPGIDFTNDPLLQGRLFSYTDTQLLRLGGPNFNEIPINRPVCPFHNNNRDSFHRQTINKGRASYEPNSIDGGWPKETPEAPKGGGYVSYPEEVSGPKIRKRAESFGDHFSQARLFFNSMSDAEKAHIVAAYSFELGKVERMHIRKRQVHEILANIDLDLARQVAANIGVDAPSGPTVQVPEISLKESPALSQMNLLPGNIKSRKVAILIGEGVKQADIDALTAELDKQGAQFKLLAPSAAPVNSDAGKQLVPNDSMQGLPSVAFDAVWVPGGASFAKALEGDGVALHYLLEAYKHLKAIALCGESADLLKLLRLQEDEGLLTGQAGSGLVQPFTAAIAKHRVWAREPLTKAIPA; encoded by the coding sequence ATGGAATCCAGAGACAAGGGCCGTACCAGCGAATTGGCGGGAACCGACACCGTGGACCGCGGCAACAGCAACAAGAAGCTCGAGCAGCTCGAACGCTTTCGTGAAGACGCCACCGGCCAGGCGCTGACCACCGACCACGGCACCCGTATCGCCGACAACCAGAACAGCCTGCGTGCCGGCGAGCGCGGCCCGTCGCTGCTCGAGGACTTCCTGCTGCGCGAGAAGCTCACCCACTTCGACCACGAGCGCATCCCCGAGCGCGTGGTGCATGCCCGCGGCGCGGCGGCCCATGGCTACTTCCAGGTCTATGAAGACCTGAGCGAGCTGACCAAGGCGGATTTCCTCACCGACCCGAGCAAGCAGACCCCGGTATTCGTGCGCTTCTCCACCGTGCAGGGCCCGCGCGGCTCGGCCGACACCGTGCGCGACGTACGCGGCTTCGCCACCAAGTTCTATACCGACGAGGGCAACTTCGACCTGATCGGCAACAACATGCCGGTGTTCTTCATCCAGGACGCCATCAAGTTTCCGGACTTCGTGCACGCCGTGAAGCCCGAGCCGCACAACGAGATTCCCACCGGCGCCTCGGCCCACGACACCTTCTGGGACTTCGTGTCGCTGACCCCGGAGTCGGCCCACATGGTGCTGTGGACCATGTCCGACCGCGCCATCCCCGTAGGCTTTCGCGGCATGCAGGGATTCGGCGTACACACCTACCGGCTGGTCAACGCCGAAGGCCGCGCGCACTTCGTCAAGTTCCACTGGCGCCCCGTGGCCGGGGTGTTCTCGCTGGTCTGGGACGAGGCGCAGAAGCTCGCCGGCAAGGACCCGGACTTCCATCGCCGCACCCTGTGGGACGACATCGAGAACGGTGACCCGCTGGAATGGGAACTAGGCCTGCAGGTGATCCCCGAGGAAGACGAGCACAAATTCGACTTCGACCTGCTCGACGCCACCAAACTGGTGCCCGAAGAGCAGGTGCCGGTGCGCGTGGTCGGCAAGCTGGTGCTGAACCGCAACCCGGACAACTTCTTCGCCGAGACCGAGCAGGTGGCCTTCCAGATGGCCAACATCGTGCCGGGCATCGACTTTACCAATGACCCGCTGCTGCAGGGCCGGCTGTTCTCCTACACCGACACCCAACTGCTGCGCCTCGGTGGGCCGAACTTCAACGAGATCCCGATCAACCGTCCGGTGTGCCCGTTCCACAACAACAACCGTGACTCCTTCCACCGCCAGACCATCAACAAGGGCCGTGCCTCCTACGAGCCGAACTCCATCGATGGCGGCTGGCCGAAGGAAACCCCCGAGGCACCGAAGGGCGGCGGCTACGTCAGCTACCCCGAAGAGGTCTCCGGGCCGAAGATCCGCAAGCGCGCCGAGTCGTTCGGCGATCATTTCTCCCAGGCGCGGCTGTTCTTCAACAGCATGAGCGACGCCGAGAAAGCGCATATCGTGGCGGCCTACAGCTTCGAGCTGGGCAAGGTCGAACGCATGCATATCCGCAAGCGCCAGGTGCATGAGATCCTCGCCAACATCGACCTGGACCTGGCCAGGCAGGTAGCGGCCAATATCGGTGTCGACGCACCGAGCGGGCCGACCGTGCAGGTGCCGGAGATTTCGCTGAAGGAGTCGCCGGCGCTGAGCCAGATGAACCTGCTGCCGGGCAACATCAAGTCGCGCAAGGTGGCGATCCTGATCGGCGAGGGCGTCAAGCAGGCCGATATCGATGCGCTCACTGCCGAGCTGGACAAGCAGGGCGCGCAGTTCAAGTTGCTCGCGCCAAGCGCCGCGCCGGTGAACAGTGATGCCGGTAAGCAACTGGTGCCCAATGACTCCATGCAGGGCCTGCCGTCGGTGGCCTTCGACGCGGTGTGGGTGCCGGGTGGCGCGAGCTTCGCCAAGGCCCTGGAAGGCGATGGCGTGGCGCTGCATTACCTGCTCGAAGCCTACAAGCACCTCAAGGCCATCGCCCTGTGCGGCGAGTCGGCCGATCTGCTCAAGCTGCTGCGTCTCCAGGAGGATGAAGGCTTGCTCACCGGGCAGGCGGGTAGTGGGTTGGTACAGCCGTTCACCGCGGCCATCGCCAAGCACCGCGTGTGGGCCCGCGAGCCGCTGACCAAGGCGATTCCAGCCTGA